The sequence GGTGGGAGGCCACGCGCATCCTCAAGAGCGAGCAGGGGACGAAGGACATTCCCATCATCGCGCTGACCGCGCACGCGCTGGCCACCGACCGCGCCAAGGCGCAGGAGGTGGGGTGCGACGGGTACCTGGCGAAGCCCTGCGAGCCGCGCCGCGTGGTGGCCGAGGTGCAGCGCTTCATCGGCGAGGGGAGCGAGCGGGAGGCCAGGACTTGAGCGATGGGGGGAGCGCCGCGGACGGCCCCGTCCGCGTGCTGGTGGTCGACGACCTTCCCGACAACGTCGAGATCCTGCGCGCGCGGCTGGAGTCGCGCGGCTACGACGTGGACAGCGCCGAGGACGGCGAGGAGGCGCTGCGCAAGATCAAGGACGCGCCCCCGCACCTCATCCTCTGCGACGTGATGATGCCGGGGATCGACGGCTACGAGGTGGCCCGGCGCATCAAGGACGAGGCGCGCACCGGCACCCTGCCCTTCATCCCCATCATCCTGGTCACGGCGCTGGGCGAGACCGAGCACATCGTGCAGGGGCTCAACACCGGCGCCGACGACTACATCGCCAAGCCGTACCACTTCCAGGAGCTCGAGGCGCGGGTGCGCGCCATGCTCCGCATCAAGCGCCTGCAGGACGAGCTCGACCTGAAGAACCGCGAG is a genomic window of Longimicrobium sp. containing:
- a CDS encoding response regulator codes for the protein MADSSKTVLLVEDNEDNRTVYRTILEHFGYRVTEARNGEDGVRMAREEHPDLILMDISIPLIDGWEATRILKSEQGTKDIPIIALTAHALATDRAKAQEVGCDGYLAKPCEPRRVVAEVQRFIGEGSEREART